Part of the Roseobacter litoralis Och 149 genome, AAAAGCGGAGGGACAGCCGATGGCTCAATATCGAGGCAGAGTCAGACCTTAGACAACCGCTTTCAGCTCTGACGGCGTCTCAAGGTGTCTTGATCGATTGCGCGACCATGTGGCTGACCAATCAAATGATGGATAGGCAAAACCTGCAGTTGGCGCAAACCGGGCTTTTAAGCGCACTCAGCGACTGCAATGCGCCCATTGTCGTCGTCTCAAACGAAGTCGGTCAGGGAATCGTGCCAGATAACGCGATGGCTCGCGAGTTTCGCGAAGCGCAAGGCAGGTTGAACATTGCGCTGGCGGCCCAAGCGGACACTGCGGTCTTGGTCACTGCAGGCTTGCCTCAACTATTGAAAGGGACACTGACATGACCACCTGGCACTGGGTCCGCCATGGCCCCACCCATGCCAAGTCCTTCGTCGGATGGCGTGACGTTCCGGCTGACCTTTCAGACAGCGATCAAATCGCCCGGCTGCGCGCGCATCTGCCATCTGATGCCGTGCTCGTTTCCTCGGATCTGGCCCGCGCCCGCGATACCGCCCATGCACTGCAAGCCACCTCACATCACAGATTGCCCCATGATCCGCATCTGCGCGAGATGCATTTTGGCATTTGGGATGGGATGCATTTTGATGATGTCGCCGCGCGGGACCCGGATTTAAGCCGGAATTTTTGGGAAAACCCGGGTCACATCACGGCACCGGGCGGCGAAAGCTGGAATGATGCCGCCGCCCGCGTCCATGGCGCAGTCGCACGGATCAGCAATGCATACCCCGGACGTGATATTATCGCAGTGGCGCATTTCGGCGTGATCCTGACCCAACTGCAACATGCCTTGCAAATCTCAGCTTATGAAACCCTTTCCCATAAGATCGACAATTTTTCAGTGACCAAGATCAACCGGGCGTGCAAAACCGACCCTGTGCCGTACATCAATCACCTTCCGTGATCCCCTTTGCCACGAAAAAGAATTGGCGTGCCATTGCCTGTAGGGCTTAGCCTGATGCCATGACATATGATCTTTTTATAGGCGACCGGACTTTTTCAAGCTGGTCATTGCGCGGCTGGCTCATGTTGGAAAACTTTGGCCTTGCGCATCGCACCCACATGGTCGGGCTTTATGCAGGTACAATGGCGCAGGACCTTGCGCATCTGTCACCCGCACGTTTGGTACCCGTTCTGCAAACTCCCGAAGGCGATGTCGTGGGCGAAAGCCTCGCCATGGCGGAAACACTGGCCGAGCGGCACCCCGACGCCGGTCTTTGGCCGGACGATCCCAGCGCAAGAATGCGTGCACGGTGGCTTTGCGCAGAAATGGCTTCTGGCTTTGCTGCGCTGCGGACAGAATGCCCGATGCAACTGCAACATGTGAATACGGGTTTCCTTGCGAGTGACGCTGTGCGGGGTGATCTGGCCCGGCTGCAAGAGCTTTGGAAAGGCGCATTCGAGATGGCCGGACGCGACGACGGCTGGCTGTTCGACAGATATTGCCTTGCGGATGTTTTCTTTGCTCCCGTCGCCGCGCGTATCATCGGATATGACTTGCCCGTGTCTAAACAGGCCCATGCCTATTGCATCCGTACTTTGCGTGATCCGGCTTTTCGCGCGTGGCGGGCGGCTGGGCTTGAAATCACCTATGATCCTTTTCCCTATCCTGCCGGTACCGGTACGAAAACCTGGCCTGTCGGCTAGAAACGCTGCAAGGCTTTAACCTTTCGTAAACATACCTGACGTAGCCGTTAACCATAACACGCTAATGTCGGGGATATCTGTGTCGCTTACCTACTCTGTTGCTTTTCGCGGTGTCGAAGCCTGCCCGGTCGAAGTTCAATGCGCGCTGGCGCCTGGCCTGCCGGGATTCAGCATCGTGGGGCTTCCGGACAAAGCCGTATCCGAAGCCAAGGAACGTGTGCGCGCGGCTCTGGCGAGCATGGCCATCGCCTTTCCGTCCAAAAAAGTGACGATCAACCTCAGCCCCGCCGACCTGCCGAAAGAGGGTGGCCATTTCGATCTGCCCATTGCATTGGCGCTTTTGGCAGAGTTGAGCATCATTCCCCATGACGTGATCCTGTCCGTCGTCTCTTTGGGAGAGCTTTCACTCGACGGCAAGCTGGTGCCTGTTACCGGTGCCCTGCCCGCGGCCATGACAGCTGCAGAAGAACAGCACGTATTGCTCTGTCCTGCCGAGTGCGGCAAGGAAGCGGCTTGGGTCAGTGGTGCGCGGATCATCGCCGCCAAATCACTGGGCGATGTCGTGCGTCATTTCAACGGTCAGAACACGATCGCAGATTCGCAACCCGGCGAAGTGATTGCCCCGGACAAGACGCTCGAATTACGCGACGTGCGCGGTCAGGAACGCGCAAAACGCGCGCTGGAAATAGCCGCAGCAGGACGGCACCATATGCTGATGGTTGGCCCGCCGGGTTCAGGGAAATCCATGCTGTCGCGGCGTCTGCCCGGCATTCTGCCTCCCTTGAGCGCGCAGGAAGCGCTGGAAACGTCGATTGTGCATTCCATCGCTGGCCTGCTGGACGAGGGCGGCATTTCGCGCCAACGCCCGTTTCGCGACCCGCATCATACGTCTTCCACCGCGGCGATCATCGGTGGCGGGCGGCTTGCAAAGCCGGGCGAAGTCTCACTGGCGCACAACGGGGTATTGTTCATGGACGAGTTGCCCGAATTTCCGCGCAATGTGCTGGAAACCCTGCGCCAGCCGCTTGAGACCGGCAACATCATGGTGTCACGCGCCAATGCGCATGTGAAATACCCGTGCAAATTCATGCTGATCGCGGCGGCGAACCCCTGCAAATGCGGCTATATGACGGATGCGGAACGCGCCTGCGCCCGTGTGCCGACCTGCGGTGAGGACTACATGGGGCGCATCTCGGGACCTTTGCTAGACCGGTTTGATTTGCGTGTTGATGTTCCGCCTGTCAGCTACGAGGACCTCGATTTGCCTGCAAACGGCGATACCTCCGAAACAGTTGCCGAGCGCGTAGCAGCCGCACATGACCGCCAGTCCGCGCGTTTTGAGGCCCATGACGGCATGCGCTCCAACGCGGATATCGAAGGCGAAGCGCTGGAAGAAATTGCAGCCCCTGATGCGGAAGGGCGTGATCTGTTGCTGCGCGCGGCCGAGAAATTCCGGATGTCAGCGCGCGGCTATCACCGGGTCATGCGGGTTGCGCGGACCATTGCCGATCTCGATCATGCGACGGACGTGCGCAAACCGCATGTGGCCGAAGCGATCAGCTACCGCATCAATTCCTAGAGGGTCAGCGCGCCGCGGCTTTGGCCTCAATCGCCTGCCAGATTTGTGCTGCGATGTTTACCTGATCAAACCGTTCGAGTTCCTGAATGCCGGTCGGGGACGTCACATTGATCTCGGTCAGGTAATCGCCGATCACGTCTATGCCGACAAACACCTGACCCTTTTCTTTCAAAAGCGGACCGATGGCGGCGCATATCTCCTTGTCGCGCGCGGTCAGCCCCACCTTTTCAGGACGCCCGCCCACATGCATGTTCGAACGCGTCTCACCGGCGGCGGGCACACGGTTGATCGCCCCAACGGGTTCTCCATCAACAAGGATCACACGTTTATCCCCGTTTGAGACATCGGGCAGGAATTTCTGCACGATCAGCGGTTCGCGGGAAAATCCGGTGAAGAGTTCGTGCAAAGACGTGAGGTTCCGGTCGTTCGCATCCAGACGGAAAACGCCCGCACCGCCATTTCCATAGAGTGGCTTGAGAATGACATCCCGGTGCTTTTCTTTGAACGCCTTGATCGTGTCCAGATCGCGCGCGATCGTGGTCGGCGGAGTCAAATCCGGGAAATCCAGAACCAACAGTTTTTCAGGATAATTACGCACCCAGAAAGGGTCATTCACCACCAGAGTCGTGCTCGCCAATCGATCCAGCAAATGGGTCGATGTGATGTAATTCATGTCAAAGGGCGGATCCTGCCGCAGCCAAACCACGTCGAAATCAGCGAGGTTCACCTCACGCATGTCACCCAGTGTTGCGTGCGCGCCCTGAACACGCTGGACCTGCAGGTCCTGACCTTTGGCAGTTATGCGCCCTTCCTGATAAGCCAGATGGTCCGGTGTGTAGAAAAACAACGTATGACCGCGCGCCTGCGCCTCTTCAGCGAGGCGAAATGAACTGTCTGCGTTGATATCAACCGCATCAATTGGATCCATCTGGAAGGCGATTTTCATGGCAGCTCCTTGAGTTTGTGAAGCTTAAATGGCGCAGCACGCTCAGCTACGCAATGGGGAGCAGCGGAGTTTTCAGCCCTCAGACAGCGCATTTTCCAGTATTTGCACAGCACCCGTGGCATTTACCAACGCCACATCAAAGCGCATATCCGTCAACAACCCCTTTGGTTCTGTCGCCACGAACTCTTCAGCGGCGGCAAAGATACGTTGCTTCTGCTTCAAGGAAATGCGCAGTGCAGCGGCCTCAAAAGATCTGCTTTTCTTCACTTCGACGAACACAACCACGCCGCATTTGCGCAAGATAAGATCAATTTCACCCCCTTGCCCCCGCCACCTTTGTGCCTCGAATGTGTAGCCTTGGGTTTCATATTCGCGGATGACCGATGCCTCCGCCGACAAGCCCGCGTGGTATGCCATGCGTCCGGCATGAACCTTTGCGTCGCTACGGGGCAAAATTTTATCCTTCGTTCAATGCCAGCGCCATCTGATAGACTTGTCGGCGCGGGATACTGTGCGCTTTGGCCACCAAATCCACGGCGTCCCGCATGGAATGAGCCGCCAGCGCCTTTGTCAGATCTAATTCTAAATCGGAGTCCGTAATTTTCTCTGAACGGTTTCGATCAATAAGAACGACGATTTCACCTTTGACCTTTTGATCCACGTAATCAGAGGCCAATTGCGATAGCGTTCCCTTTCGGGTCTCTTCGAACTTCTTTGTGATTTCGCGACACACCGACGCCTGCCGCTCACCGCCCAGCACGTCGGCGGCGTCCAAAAGAAACGCAGCCAGTCGTTTGGGCGATTCGTAAAACACCAATGTGGCGGGAATATCGCGCAGGTCTTCCAACCCGCGCCGCCGCGCCGCTTTGGCATTGGGCATAAACCCGGCAAAGAAAAACGCATCTGTCGGCAACCCAGCAAGCACAAGGGCCGTTAAAACGGCTGACGGCCCGGGCGCACAGGTCACCATCTGCTCTGCGGCATGGGCCGCGCGCCCAAGCTCGAAACCGGGGTCCGCGATCAAGGGCATTCCCGCTTCTGATGCATAGGCTACCGATGCACCCGCTGTTATTGCCTCGATCAGACGCGTGGAGGTCCCACCACCCGTGTGATCGTGCAATGAAATCACCTGCCGTCCGGCCAATGGCACAGCGTGTATCTCCATCAACCGTCGCAGGCTGCGCGTGTCTTCGGCGGCCAGTACATCCGCACTCGCCAGCACATCAAGCGCCCTGAGCGTAATATCGCGCGCCGTCCCGATCGGCACGCCGACAAAGTAGAGCCCGGCTGCCAAAGACACCTTTTGAAAATTCAACGCTGGACCCGCCTTTCGTGACGACTATGATCGCGGTATCTGATGCGCGCCTGTCGCGGGCGCACCTTGTCTGGAGTATCGCCTTATGTTTGCCGTTTTCCGTTCCGCCCGCAAGGGACTGCGTGTCTTGACCTTGCCATTGCTGGCGTTGACGCTGGCCGCTTGCGACACCTTACCGGTCACCAACTCGGGCGTGGCGTCGGGGGATCCGGTGCAGGTGGCACTGCTGGTGCCGAGCGGAACCGGTGACGGCGCGACCGAATCCATCGCGCGCAGCCTCGAAAACGCAGCGCGGCTGGCCATGCGTGACCTGAATGGGGTGACCATTGATCTGCGCGTCTATCCCACCGCAGCCGATGCGTCACTTGCAGCAGCAAATGCCGAAAAGGCCGTAAACGAGGGCGCGCAGATCATTATCGGCCCGGTCTATGCCGCCCCCTCCAATGCGGCAGGCCGCGCGGTTGCAGGCAAAGGCGTCAGCGTTCTGTCGTTTTCAAACAACGCAGCAATTGCCGGTGGCAACCTATTTGTCCTCGGGCAAACATTCCGCAACACGGCTGACCGGATGGCCAGCTATGCCGTTTCCCAGGGCAAGCAGCGGTTTGTCGTGGTCGCTGGCAAAGACGCCGCAGGCGCGCAGGGCAAAAACGCGATCCAGCAGGCGGTGACAGCACAGGGTGCGAGCGTTGTGGGAACGGTCGAATACGCCCTGTCCCAACAGGACGTGATTGCTGCGATCCCTGCAATCCGCGCCGCTGTGACTGATAATGGGGCGGATGCGCTGTTCCTTACCACGGATACAGCAACCGCCTTGCCATTGTTGTCGCAATTGCTGCCGGAAGCGGGCGTTTCATCCGAGGTCACCCAATTCATGGGCCTGACCCGCTGGGATATCCCGGCGCAGACATTGAGCCTGCCCGGTGTCCAGAACGGCTGGTTTGCGATACCTGATCAAGGGGCCACTTCGGCATTCAGTGGTCAGTATCAAGCGGCCTATGGCGCAGCCCCGCACCCTATCGGAGGTCTGGCTTTTGATGCAATTGCCGCAATCGGTGCGCTGGCCAGTCAGGGACAAGGCGACACGCTGACAGCCGCGGCATTGACCCAAGGCGCAGGTTTTCGCGGTGCGAGCGGCATTTTCCGTCTGAACCCTGATGGGACAAACACGCGCGGGTTGGCTGTTGCGACAATCAGTGAGGCGCAGGTCAAGATTCTAAGCCCCGCACCGCAGCGCTTTGGCGGCGCAGGGTTCTGAGGCACATTAAATGACCGTGACTGCTCTTTCGGCAGACCATCTGGAACCGCCGCAACTGATCTGTCCCCCGGAATGCATCTTTGACAGATCGGCCTTTGATAAAGCGCTCAGCGAGGCCGTCAAAACGGCTGGCAGCCCTACAGACATTCGCAAAAGCGCGGTCGACCTATTGCGTCAGGCGCAAGTCTCCGGGCGCGCCGAGATTGCAGAAGGTTTTGCCCAAGCGCCTTTCGAGGCGCGCCGCCTGACCCGGTCTTATACCTATCTGACCGATCAACTAGTAAACGCGGCCCTTGTTGTCGCAACGGACATCCTGCACCCAAAACCCAACCCCACCGCCAGCGAACATCTGGCGGTTATTGCCGTGGGGGGCTACGGGCGCGGCGAGATGGCACCGTTTTCGGACGTCGATCTGCTGTTCCTGACGCCTTATAAGATCACCGCCTGGGCGGAGAGCGTGATTGAATCAATGCTCTATATTCTGTGGGATCTGAAGCTGAAGGTTGGCCATTCCAGCCGCACGATAAAGGACTGCATTCGCCTGGGTGCGCAGGATTTCACGATCCAGACCGCAATGCTGGAACACCGGTTTCTTGCAGGTGACAAGGCGCTCGCACAGACCTTTGCGGCGCGGTTGCGCACAGAACTGTTTGCCGGGTCGGGCAAAGAATTTATCGAGGCGAAACTCTCCGAACGCGAGGCGCGGCACGTGAAATACGGCCAGCGATACGTGGTTGAACCGAACGTGAAAGAGGGCAAAGGGGGCTTGCGCGATCTGCAGTCTCTCTTCTGGATCGCCAAACATATTCATGGCGTGAATGATGCCGCCGATCTCGTGGGCTTGGGCGTTTTCTCTGCCGAGGAATTCGAACAATTCATCTCAGCGGAAAACTTCCTCTGGGCAGTGCGCAGCCATCTGCATCTGCAGGCCGGACGCGCCACGGAACAGCTGACCTTTGACATGCAGGTGCAAGTTGCCGACGCGATGGGATACCAAGACGCAAAAGGCCGGCGCGAAGTCGAGATTTTCATGCAGGAGTTCTTTTTGCATGCCACCGAAGTTGGCGATCTGACGCGCATTTTCCTGACCAAACTCGAAGCGGACCACGTCAAAGCGGAACCCTTGCTTGAACGCATCTTTCGCAGGCGCCCCAAAATCAAAAAGGGCTATGTGGTCGTCAACAATCGGATTGCCATCGAAGATGAAACCGATTTCCTGTCAGATAAACTCAACCTGCTGCGTTTGTTTGAAGAAGCCTTGCGCACGGGCATGCTGATCCACCCTGACGCCAT contains:
- a CDS encoding histidine phosphatase family protein, with protein sequence MTTWHWVRHGPTHAKSFVGWRDVPADLSDSDQIARLRAHLPSDAVLVSSDLARARDTAHALQATSHHRLPHDPHLREMHFGIWDGMHFDDVAARDPDLSRNFWENPGHITAPGGESWNDAAARVHGAVARISNAYPGRDIIAVAHFGVILTQLQHALQISAYETLSHKIDNFSVTKINRACKTDPVPYINHLP
- a CDS encoding penicillin-binding protein activator, with product MFAVFRSARKGLRVLTLPLLALTLAACDTLPVTNSGVASGDPVQVALLVPSGTGDGATESIARSLENAARLAMRDLNGVTIDLRVYPTAADASLAAANAEKAVNEGAQIIIGPVYAAPSNAAGRAVAGKGVSVLSFSNNAAIAGGNLFVLGQTFRNTADRMASYAVSQGKQRFVVVAGKDAAGAQGKNAIQQAVTAQGASVVGTVEYALSQQDVIAAIPAIRAAVTDNGADALFLTTDTATALPLLSQLLPEAGVSSEVTQFMGLTRWDIPAQTLSLPGVQNGWFAIPDQGATSAFSGQYQAAYGAAPHPIGGLAFDAIAAIGALASQGQGDTLTAAALTQGAGFRGASGIFRLNPDGTNTRGLAVATISEAQVKILSPAPQRFGGAGF
- the gshB gene encoding glutathione synthase; amino-acid sequence: MKIAFQMDPIDAVDINADSSFRLAEEAQARGHTLFFYTPDHLAYQEGRITAKGQDLQVQRVQGAHATLGDMREVNLADFDVVWLRQDPPFDMNYITSTHLLDRLASTTLVVNDPFWVRNYPEKLLVLDFPDLTPPTTIARDLDTIKAFKEKHRDVILKPLYGNGGAGVFRLDANDRNLTSLHELFTGFSREPLIVQKFLPDVSNGDKRVILVDGEPVGAINRVPAAGETRSNMHVGGRPEKVGLTARDKEICAAIGPLLKEKGQVFVGIDVIGDYLTEINVTSPTGIQELERFDQVNIAAQIWQAIEAKAAAR
- a CDS encoding YraN family protein; this encodes MPRSDAKVHAGRMAYHAGLSAEASVIREYETQGYTFEAQRWRGQGGEIDLILRKCGVVVFVEVKKSRSFEAAALRISLKQKQRIFAAAEEFVATEPKGLLTDMRFDVALVNATGAVQILENALSEG
- the cobU gene encoding bifunctional adenosylcobinamide kinase/adenosylcobinamide-phosphate guanylyltransferase, with the translated sequence MLPKLSFVLGGAASGKSLWAENHLLCSGLDPVYLATSRVFDDEIKFKINLHKKRRDSRWLNIEAESDLRQPLSALTASQGVLIDCATMWLTNQMMDRQNLQLAQTGLLSALSDCNAPIVVVSNEVGQGIVPDNAMAREFREAQGRLNIALAAQADTAVLVTAGLPQLLKGTLT
- a CDS encoding YifB family Mg chelatase-like AAA ATPase; the encoded protein is MSGISVSLTYSVAFRGVEACPVEVQCALAPGLPGFSIVGLPDKAVSEAKERVRAALASMAIAFPSKKVTINLSPADLPKEGGHFDLPIALALLAELSIIPHDVILSVVSLGELSLDGKLVPVTGALPAAMTAAEEQHVLLCPAECGKEAAWVSGARIIAAKSLGDVVRHFNGQNTIADSQPGEVIAPDKTLELRDVRGQERAKRALEIAAAGRHHMLMVGPPGSGKSMLSRRLPGILPPLSAQEALETSIVHSIAGLLDEGGISRQRPFRDPHHTSSTAAIIGGGRLAKPGEVSLAHNGVLFMDELPEFPRNVLETLRQPLETGNIMVSRANAHVKYPCKFMLIAAANPCKCGYMTDAERACARVPTCGEDYMGRISGPLLDRFDLRVDVPPVSYEDLDLPANGDTSETVAERVAAAHDRQSARFEAHDGMRSNADIEGEALEEIAAPDAEGRDLLLRAAEKFRMSARGYHRVMRVARTIADLDHATDVRKPHVAEAISYRINS
- a CDS encoding glutathione S-transferase; this translates as MTYDLFIGDRTFSSWSLRGWLMLENFGLAHRTHMVGLYAGTMAQDLAHLSPARLVPVLQTPEGDVVGESLAMAETLAERHPDAGLWPDDPSARMRARWLCAEMASGFAALRTECPMQLQHVNTGFLASDAVRGDLARLQELWKGAFEMAGRDDGWLFDRYCLADVFFAPVAARIIGYDLPVSKQAHAYCIRTLRDPAFRAWRAAGLEITYDPFPYPAGTGTKTWPVG
- the rsmI gene encoding 16S rRNA (cytidine(1402)-2'-O)-methyltransferase, translated to MNFQKVSLAAGLYFVGVPIGTARDITLRALDVLASADVLAAEDTRSLRRLMEIHAVPLAGRQVISLHDHTGGGTSTRLIEAITAGASVAYASEAGMPLIADPGFELGRAAHAAEQMVTCAPGPSAVLTALVLAGLPTDAFFFAGFMPNAKAARRRGLEDLRDIPATLVFYESPKRLAAFLLDAADVLGGERQASVCREITKKFEETRKGTLSQLASDYVDQKVKGEIVVLIDRNRSEKITDSDLELDLTKALAAHSMRDAVDLVAKAHSIPRRQVYQMALALNEG